In one window of Arachis ipaensis cultivar K30076 chromosome B06, Araip1.1, whole genome shotgun sequence DNA:
- the LOC107604785 gene encoding cation/calcium exchanger 2 isoform X1: MDNTAVSVSKRMGYSTLLLNASFLIVFSVFLVLHVNSPSEQLPLRKYHFTLGDIDENDDSCKSFHSLSDNEAKCLYLKSNDPCVTEGYVDYLYLFYCKFGDLALFGQTLLFLWLLVLFYLLANTASEYFCPSLESLSKLLRLSPTVAGVTLLSLGNGACDVFATLVSFNGSGTGGIGFNTVLGGASFVSCVVVGIVSISVRHRGIRVKKSALIRDVSFLLFVLVCLFAILIAGEINVIGAISFCLMYVVYVVIVYISSTRWKGDSSDGQSSNGDDPSVPLIIGMEKGVIGNDENGSQECRFNFEEKFCFKKSPVCRFSLCVLELPLYLPRRLTIPVVCEERWSKPYAILSALLSPLLLSSLWTPGSLTVYGTGLLIGIILAVAAFFTTEPSSPPKKYMFPWLAGGFVMSVTWSYISAQELVGLLVSLGYIYGISPSILGLTVLAWGNSIGDLVTNLTMALHGGTEGAQIAISGCYAGPIFNTVIGLGLSLASSTWSQYPNSVIIPKDPYLWETLTLLVIGLIWALLVLVRRDMKLDSLLGGGLLAVYFISLFLRLIQTLGTCQFQDILPK, from the coding sequence ATGGATAACACCGCAGTTTCTGTCTCCAAACGCATGGGTTATTCCACCTTGTTGCTGAACGCGTCTTTCCTCATCGTCTTCTCTGTTTTCCTTGTTCTTCATGTCAACTCTCCTTCAGAACAGCTTCCTCTGAGAAAGTACCATTTTACCCTTGGTGACATTGATGAGAATGATGATTCTTGCAAGAGCTTTCACAGCCTCAGTGACAACGAAGCAAAGTGCTTGTACTTGAAATCCAATGACCCTTGTGTCACTGAGGGTTATGTTGATTATCTTTACCTTTTCTACTGCAAATTTGGGGATTTAGCTCTTTTTGGTCAAACCCTTTTGTTCCTTTGGCTATTGGTCTTGTTCTACCTTCTAGCTAACACTGCTTCTGAATACTTTTGCCCTTCCCTTGAGAGCCTCTCAAAATTGCTGAGATTGTCCCCAACAGTTGCTGGAGTAACCCTTCTTTCCCTTGGCAATGGTGCCTGTGATGTCTTTGCAACACTTGTTTCCTTCAATGGCAGTGGCACTGGAGGTATTGGATTCAACACTGTGCTTGGGGGTGCTTCCTTTGTGTCCTGCGTTGTGGTTGGGATTGTTAGCATATCGGTTAGGCATCGAGGAATTCGAGTTAAGAAGTCTGCATTGATAAGAGATGTCAGTTTTCTTCTCTTTGTGCTTGTGTGCTTGTTCGCCATCTTAATTGCCGGCGAGATCAATGTTATTGGGGCAATTAGCTTCTGTTTGATGTATGTTGTTTATGTGGTTATTGTCTACATCTCGTCGACCCGGTGGAAGGGTGACTCTAGCGACGGTCAATCGAGTAATGGCGACGATCCGTCCGTGCCCCTTATCATTGGAATGGAGAAAGGAGTAATTGGTAATGATGAAAATGGATCTCAAGAATGTAGGTTCAACTTTGAGGAGAAATTCTGCTTTAAGAAATCTCCAGTTTGTAGATTTTCACTTTGTGTCTTGGAGTTGCCACTTTACTTGCCAAGGAGATTGACAATTCCGGTTGTTTGTGAAGAGAGATGGTCCAAACCATATGCAATTCTGTCAGCCCTGTTATCACCATTGCTATTGTCTTCTCTCTGGACCCCGGGAAGCCTAACGGTCTATGGAACCGGATTATTAATCGGAATCATCTTAGCCGTAGCCGCATTCTTCACCACCGAGCCATCTAGTCCGCCGAAGAAGTACATGTTCCCTTGGCTTGCAGGGGGGTTTGTGATGAGTGTTACATGGAGTTACATTTCAGCTCAAGAACTGGTTGGATTGTTGGTCTCACTTGGTTACATATAcggaattagtccttcaattttGGGGCTAACAGTTCTTGCTTGGGGAAATTCAATTGGAGACTTAGTGACAAATTTGACTATGGCGTTACATGGTGGGACAGAAGGTGCTCAAATTGCAATATCAGGTTGTTATGCTGGCCCTATATTCAACACTGTGATTGGATTAGGCTTATCCCTTGCAAGTTCAACTTGGTCACAGTATCCAAATTCTGTTATTATACCAAAAGATCCATATCTTTGGGAAACACTAACACTTTTGGTAATTGGATTGATTTGGGCACTTTTGGTGTTGGTAAGAAGGGATATGAAGCTTGATTCACTCTTAGGGGGAGGGCTTCTTGCCGTTTACTTCATTTCATTGTTTCTGAGGCTGATTCAGACATTAGGGACTTGCCAATTTCAGGATATATTACCAAAATGA
- the LOC107604785 gene encoding cation/calcium exchanger 2 isoform X2 codes for MGYSTLLLNASFLIVFSVFLVLHVNSPSEQLPLRKYHFTLGDIDENDDSCKSFHSLSDNEAKCLYLKSNDPCVTEGYVDYLYLFYCKFGDLALFGQTLLFLWLLVLFYLLANTASEYFCPSLESLSKLLRLSPTVAGVTLLSLGNGACDVFATLVSFNGSGTGGIGFNTVLGGASFVSCVVVGIVSISVRHRGIRVKKSALIRDVSFLLFVLVCLFAILIAGEINVIGAISFCLMYVVYVVIVYISSTRWKGDSSDGQSSNGDDPSVPLIIGMEKGVIGNDENGSQECRFNFEEKFCFKKSPVCRFSLCVLELPLYLPRRLTIPVVCEERWSKPYAILSALLSPLLLSSLWTPGSLTVYGTGLLIGIILAVAAFFTTEPSSPPKKYMFPWLAGGFVMSVTWSYISAQELVGLLVSLGYIYGISPSILGLTVLAWGNSIGDLVTNLTMALHGGTEGAQIAISGCYAGPIFNTVIGLGLSLASSTWSQYPNSVIIPKDPYLWETLTLLVIGLIWALLVLVRRDMKLDSLLGGGLLAVYFISLFLRLIQTLGTCQFQDILPK; via the coding sequence ATGGGTTATTCCACCTTGTTGCTGAACGCGTCTTTCCTCATCGTCTTCTCTGTTTTCCTTGTTCTTCATGTCAACTCTCCTTCAGAACAGCTTCCTCTGAGAAAGTACCATTTTACCCTTGGTGACATTGATGAGAATGATGATTCTTGCAAGAGCTTTCACAGCCTCAGTGACAACGAAGCAAAGTGCTTGTACTTGAAATCCAATGACCCTTGTGTCACTGAGGGTTATGTTGATTATCTTTACCTTTTCTACTGCAAATTTGGGGATTTAGCTCTTTTTGGTCAAACCCTTTTGTTCCTTTGGCTATTGGTCTTGTTCTACCTTCTAGCTAACACTGCTTCTGAATACTTTTGCCCTTCCCTTGAGAGCCTCTCAAAATTGCTGAGATTGTCCCCAACAGTTGCTGGAGTAACCCTTCTTTCCCTTGGCAATGGTGCCTGTGATGTCTTTGCAACACTTGTTTCCTTCAATGGCAGTGGCACTGGAGGTATTGGATTCAACACTGTGCTTGGGGGTGCTTCCTTTGTGTCCTGCGTTGTGGTTGGGATTGTTAGCATATCGGTTAGGCATCGAGGAATTCGAGTTAAGAAGTCTGCATTGATAAGAGATGTCAGTTTTCTTCTCTTTGTGCTTGTGTGCTTGTTCGCCATCTTAATTGCCGGCGAGATCAATGTTATTGGGGCAATTAGCTTCTGTTTGATGTATGTTGTTTATGTGGTTATTGTCTACATCTCGTCGACCCGGTGGAAGGGTGACTCTAGCGACGGTCAATCGAGTAATGGCGACGATCCGTCCGTGCCCCTTATCATTGGAATGGAGAAAGGAGTAATTGGTAATGATGAAAATGGATCTCAAGAATGTAGGTTCAACTTTGAGGAGAAATTCTGCTTTAAGAAATCTCCAGTTTGTAGATTTTCACTTTGTGTCTTGGAGTTGCCACTTTACTTGCCAAGGAGATTGACAATTCCGGTTGTTTGTGAAGAGAGATGGTCCAAACCATATGCAATTCTGTCAGCCCTGTTATCACCATTGCTATTGTCTTCTCTCTGGACCCCGGGAAGCCTAACGGTCTATGGAACCGGATTATTAATCGGAATCATCTTAGCCGTAGCCGCATTCTTCACCACCGAGCCATCTAGTCCGCCGAAGAAGTACATGTTCCCTTGGCTTGCAGGGGGGTTTGTGATGAGTGTTACATGGAGTTACATTTCAGCTCAAGAACTGGTTGGATTGTTGGTCTCACTTGGTTACATATAcggaattagtccttcaattttGGGGCTAACAGTTCTTGCTTGGGGAAATTCAATTGGAGACTTAGTGACAAATTTGACTATGGCGTTACATGGTGGGACAGAAGGTGCTCAAATTGCAATATCAGGTTGTTATGCTGGCCCTATATTCAACACTGTGATTGGATTAGGCTTATCCCTTGCAAGTTCAACTTGGTCACAGTATCCAAATTCTGTTATTATACCAAAAGATCCATATCTTTGGGAAACACTAACACTTTTGGTAATTGGATTGATTTGGGCACTTTTGGTGTTGGTAAGAAGGGATATGAAGCTTGATTCACTCTTAGGGGGAGGGCTTCTTGCCGTTTACTTCATTTCATTGTTTCTGAGGCTGATTCAGACATTAGGGACTTGCCAATTTCAGGATATATTACCAAAATGA